The Bacteroidota bacterium genome includes the window AACTAAGCCCGTTAAAATTGTTTACTTCATCCCCATCAACAGTAAAGAAAAAGAATTTTTTCGGGTCTTGAGGGTGAGGAAGAATTACTGAAGATTGGGTAGACTGTCGCGAACCATGCAAAGGAATAGCAGGACCTACTATAAAGTTGTGGGCAAAATCCCAGATAGTGTCACCGTTACAATAAAAACGTAAATCACCGCATTCATCACTTAGGGCAGATGAGCCAACTACCCAAGGGGTAATTTTACTTTCGCCGCGTAAAACACGGGGCGGATTGCAGTTAAAATCAAGACCGACTTCTCCAAAGTACCATATATTTCCAAACCTGCTGGTTTGGTTTTGGCAAAAGCCAGCTTGCGCTGCCCATACTAATACAAGCAGTAAAACAATACTTTTACCGTACTTACGATACATTTATCCTACCTATTTTAAAAAAATGCCTACTGATTTAAAGTACTAAGTTAATGATTATTTAATAACGCAGCATAATTTTTTTAACCCACCGGCAAATGTAAATTTGCCCCATACATTTTGGTTATGGAAAGAATACATATAATTGGCGGGGGGCTTTCAGGCTCATTAATGGCAGTATATCTAGCTAAACGGGGCTTTGATGTTCATGTGTTCGAACGTCGTCCTGATTTACGCAGCAACCGCATCTCGGCAGGAAAGTCAATTAACCTTGCGCTATCCAACAGAGGCATAAAAGCCCTTGAAAAAGTAGGATTGGCTGATGAAATACTTTCTGACGGTATCCCAATGTATGGACGTATGATGCACAGCATTGAGGGTAAACTAAGCTACCAACCTTACGGAAAAGAAGGGCAAGCCATTTATTCAGTATCACGCGGCAGGTTGAACATAAAATTGCTTGAACTGGCCGATGAATACCCTAATATCACCTTGTATTTTAACCACCGTTGCGTGGACGTTGATATTGAAAACGGCACCTCGACCTTTGTTGATGAAAACGGAAGCACCGTTCAATATAAAGCCGACCGCATACTAGGCACCGATGGTGCTTTTGCAGCTACAAGGGGCCGACTGCAAATTACCGACCGCTTTAACTACTCGCAAGACTACTTAAAGCATGGATATAAAGAGCTTTCCATACCTGCAGGTGAGGGCGGCAAATTTTTGATTGAGAAAAACGCCTTGCACATCTGGCCTCGCAGCAGCTTTATGATGATTGCACTACCTAACCCTGCGGGCGATTTTACTTGCACTCTCTTCTTACCATTTGAGGGTGGCGAATACAACTTTAAAACACTTAACAACCCCGATGCTGTAGCGGCATTCTTTAACAACCAATTCCCTGATGCGGTTTCAATGATGCCCGGTTTGTTGGAAGATTTTGCCACCAACCCCACATCGTCACTGGTAACCGTAAGGTGTTTCCCTTGGGTTCGCGAAGACAAAATTGCATTGATGGGCGATGCAGCCCACGCTGTGGTTCCATTCTACGGCCAAGGCATGAATTGCAGTTTTGAAGATTGTGTGGTAATGGATGAGTGTATAGAGAACTTTGGCACTGATTGGGCGAAGGTGTTCGGGAATTATCAGGAACTACGTAAAACCAATGCGGATGCAATTGCAGACCTTGCTTTGCAAAACTTTGTTGAAATGCGCGACTTAGTGGGACATCCCGACTTTTTGCGCAAGAAACAAGTGGAACATGATTTAACTGAATTGTACCCCGATGTTTTCAAATCGCAGTATGAGTTGGTAACCTTTACAACCACCCCTTACCGCAAAGCATTGGAGCAAGGTGCAGTTAACGATAAAATATTGGCTACCATTATTAATAATAATGTTGACGTGAACAACCGCGATGCGGTACTTGACATCATTAATAAAACTACATTAACGGCAAACTAAACACACTGTATGGCTACAAGATTCGGCAAATGGGTAGGCGGCGGATTAGGATGGGTACTTGGAGGCCCTATTGGGGGTATTGTGGGGTTTGTTGTAGGATCGATGTTTGATGTTTCTGAAATTGATATTGACGAAATAAACAGGCAAGAAGGTCGCTCGCAACCGGGCGACTTTGCGTTGACCTTGGTTGTACTGGCCGGTGCAGTGATGAAAGCCGACGGCCAAAAGTTAAAATCGGAACTTAATTACATTAAGGACTTTTTTAAACGAACCTACGGCCCTGAAAAGACCGGAGAGTTGATGATAGTGCTGCGTGAAACCATCGACCAACCCTACTCGTTACGCGACGTTTGTGTGCAAATAAAAGCCAACATGATTCATGCAGCCCGTTTGCAACTGCTGCATTTTTTAGTAGGTATTGCCTATGCCGACGGTAAAATAGAGTTATCAGAGCTTAACCTTTTGCAACAAATTGCAGGGTATTTGGGCATCAGCCTTCAAGATTTTCAATCAGTAACGGCAATGTTTTTGCAGGATACCGGAAGTGCCTACAAAGTGCTTGAAATAGACGAGGAAGCTACTGACGAAGAGGTGAAAAAGGCCTACCGAAAAATGGCACTGAAATACCACCCCGATAAAGTGGCTCATTTAGGCGAGGAAGTGGTAACAGGTGCTAAAGAAAAGTTCCAGCAACTTACAGAAGCATACGAAACCATTAAGAAACAACGTAATATTAAGTAACTTACGGCAATATGATAAACAGAGCTTCATTAAGTAAAATAATAAAACTGGCATTGTTGCCGGTACTACTTGTTTTTGCTGCATTGGCCGTGCAAGCTAATGGCGGAAGCGACAGCACTGAT containing:
- a CDS encoding DnaJ domain-containing protein, with product MATRFGKWVGGGLGWVLGGPIGGIVGFVVGSMFDVSEIDIDEINRQEGRSQPGDFALTLVVLAGAVMKADGQKLKSELNYIKDFFKRTYGPEKTGELMIVLRETIDQPYSLRDVCVQIKANMIHAARLQLLHFLVGIAYADGKIELSELNLLQQIAGYLGISLQDFQSVTAMFLQDTGSAYKVLEIDEEATDEEVKKAYRKMALKYHPDKVAHLGEEVVTGAKEKFQQLTEAYETIKKQRNIK
- a CDS encoding FAD-dependent monooxygenase, with protein sequence MERIHIIGGGLSGSLMAVYLAKRGFDVHVFERRPDLRSNRISAGKSINLALSNRGIKALEKVGLADEILSDGIPMYGRMMHSIEGKLSYQPYGKEGQAIYSVSRGRLNIKLLELADEYPNITLYFNHRCVDVDIENGTSTFVDENGSTVQYKADRILGTDGAFAATRGRLQITDRFNYSQDYLKHGYKELSIPAGEGGKFLIEKNALHIWPRSSFMMIALPNPAGDFTCTLFLPFEGGEYNFKTLNNPDAVAAFFNNQFPDAVSMMPGLLEDFATNPTSSLVTVRCFPWVREDKIALMGDAAHAVVPFYGQGMNCSFEDCVVMDECIENFGTDWAKVFGNYQELRKTNADAIADLALQNFVEMRDLVGHPDFLRKKQVEHDLTELYPDVFKSQYELVTFTTTPYRKALEQGAVNDKILATIINNNVDVNNRDAVLDIINKTTLTAN